The Rhodothermales bacterium genome window below encodes:
- a CDS encoding LapA family protein produces MNVLISLVLAGLAVYVAIQNPGVVKLLLGPFEITASAGIILIACFALGMLVGMSTSIPSGWRAYRMRRTSEKAG; encoded by the coding sequence ATGAACGTCTTGATTTCCCTCGTGCTGGCGGGACTGGCCGTCTATGTGGCTATCCAGAATCCGGGTGTCGTCAAATTACTGCTGGGCCCCTTCGAGATCACGGCATCCGCCGGCATCATCCTCATTGCATGTTTCGCCCTGGGCATGCTCGTCGGTATGAGCACCAGCATACCGAGCGGATGGCGTGCGTACCGCATGCGCCGCACCAGCGAAAAAGCGGGTTGA
- a CDS encoding glycosyltransferase: MTLLIVALHAAMLVVFAANMVYLRRQKEAGVPAASLPFVSVLIPARNEAANLTRLLPGLLAQDYPRLEVIVYDDGSTDATPDVLRAHASDRLRTLRGEGPPPGWMGKVHALHQAARSAAGEVFLFLDADTEWLDAKALARLIQRYLAIPEPGVLTVLPHFRGGGLLLVSIVPNAMLMGLPWPLVRRLASPALGAVNGQCWIISRDLYREHEPHAAVADEILEDVMIGRYLKRRGVTPSIVDATGELAVYMYGSLAEARAGFRKNAYLLFGGTPGRFIPLFVFFAITYTVAPLVAWPLLGLVYLNKTLTDRRSRLPVWVSLFAPLSYVLASIVQIDSALAHRSGRVQWKGRTV; encoded by the coding sequence ATGACCCTTCTCATCGTCGCCCTCCATGCCGCCATGCTGGTCGTCTTCGCGGCCAACATGGTCTATCTCCGCCGGCAAAAAGAGGCCGGCGTGCCGGCGGCATCGCTCCCCTTCGTATCCGTGCTCATTCCGGCCCGCAACGAAGCGGCCAACCTCACCCGGCTCCTGCCCGGGCTCCTGGCGCAGGATTACCCCCGGCTCGAAGTCATCGTGTATGACGACGGCTCCACCGACGCCACGCCGGACGTGCTGCGCGCCCACGCATCCGACCGGCTGCGGACGCTGCGCGGGGAGGGTCCGCCCCCGGGATGGATGGGCAAGGTGCACGCGCTCCATCAGGCGGCGCGCAGCGCGGCCGGCGAGGTCTTCCTCTTCCTCGACGCCGACACCGAGTGGCTCGATGCGAAGGCCCTTGCCCGGCTGATCCAGCGGTATCTGGCCATCCCCGAGCCCGGCGTGCTGACGGTGCTCCCCCATTTCCGGGGAGGAGGCCTGCTGCTCGTGAGCATCGTGCCGAACGCCATGCTGATGGGGCTGCCGTGGCCGCTCGTACGCCGTCTCGCTTCGCCCGCGCTCGGGGCGGTAAACGGACAATGCTGGATCATCTCGCGGGATCTCTATCGCGAGCACGAGCCGCATGCCGCCGTGGCGGACGAGATCCTGGAGGATGTGATGATCGGGCGCTACCTGAAGCGCCGGGGCGTCACCCCCTCGATCGTGGACGCCACCGGTGAGCTGGCGGTGTACATGTACGGTTCGCTCGCCGAGGCGCGTGCCGGCTTCCGGAAAAACGCCTATCTGCTGTTCGGCGGCACGCCCGGGCGATTTATCCCGCTGTTCGTGTTCTTCGCCATCACCTACACGGTGGCCCCCCTCGTTGCGTGGCCACTCCTGGGACTCGTCTACCTGAACAAGACGCTGACCGACCGGCGGAGCCGGTTACCGGTCTGGGTTTCGCTTTTCGCTCCGCTTTCGTATGTACTTGCATCGATAGTACAGATAGACTCCGCGCTGGCGCATCGCAGCGGACGCGTCCAGTGGAAGGGGCGAACCGTCTGA
- a CDS encoding acyltransferase, giving the protein MIEYLVSRLIVSGLASAFRRVCWVGDPPDWPADLPVAIYANHHGFYDGHLLWYAVERGLDRSLILWMEEWDRFPLFAPCGAVPFPSDDPARRVATIRRTAARMAQDPRTTLTYFPEGRLHAPEEGLLAFPDGVFARLDRLFPAKLWAPVALHVTWWGDSLPTALLHAGTPHATSSGDERDRLEALWAPLRAARPAHTTLLFEGRRGPNEGRDFRMTRTFFSRYIR; this is encoded by the coding sequence ATGATCGAATACCTGGTTTCCCGGCTGATCGTGAGCGGGCTGGCCTCCGCCTTTCGCCGCGTGTGCTGGGTGGGCGACCCGCCCGACTGGCCGGCCGACCTGCCCGTGGCCATCTACGCCAACCACCACGGGTTTTACGACGGTCATCTGCTGTGGTATGCCGTCGAACGGGGACTCGACCGGTCCTTGATCCTCTGGATGGAGGAATGGGACCGGTTTCCGCTGTTCGCGCCCTGCGGCGCCGTCCCCTTCCCATCCGACGATCCCGCCCGGCGCGTCGCCACGATACGACGCACGGCGGCCCGGATGGCGCAGGATCCGCGAACCACCCTCACCTATTTCCCGGAAGGACGGCTCCACGCACCCGAGGAAGGCCTGCTGGCGTTTCCCGACGGCGTGTTCGCGCGCCTGGATCGGTTGTTTCCGGCCAAGCTGTGGGCGCCGGTCGCCCTCCATGTGACCTGGTGGGGCGATTCGCTGCCGACCGCCCTCCTCCACGCCGGCACGCCGCACGCGACGTCCTCAGGCGACGAACGGGACCGGTTGGAGGCCTTGTGGGCTCCGCTCCGCGCGGCCAGACCCGCGCACACGACGCTGCTGTTCGAGGGCCGGCGCGGACCGAACGAAGGGCGCGACTTCCGGATGACGCGCACGTTTTTCAGCCGGTACATCCGATGA
- a CDS encoding WbqC family protein, giving the protein MIVVLAPEYLPGGLFPALARRADLVILADTYQYSRQSYQNRTRVRTPQGWQWLSVPLLGRQHGRPIRETIVDPRAAWSGSHRRSIQYNYSSAPFYDYYIDPLMEIWDQEWRVLGDLTCRSMEWMADMLAPATALRRASSLPGAPDTLEAICRALGREDVLMPEAQSRRDAARVSDPHVATFDLPAYRQNFEGFVPGMSGLDVLFNYGPESGRLLDAGLHIAPMPARSDGRQDAIHPGGDIA; this is encoded by the coding sequence ATGATCGTTGTACTGGCGCCGGAGTATTTACCGGGAGGTCTTTTCCCCGCGCTCGCGCGTAGGGCGGACCTCGTGATACTGGCCGACACGTACCAGTACAGCCGGCAATCGTACCAGAACCGCACCCGGGTGCGCACGCCTCAGGGCTGGCAGTGGTTGTCCGTACCGCTGCTCGGCCGGCAGCACGGGCGCCCGATCCGGGAGACGATCGTGGATCCGCGCGCGGCCTGGTCCGGCAGCCACCGGCGCTCGATTCAGTACAACTACAGCTCCGCCCCGTTTTATGACTACTACATCGATCCGCTCATGGAAATATGGGATCAGGAGTGGCGTGTTCTCGGGGATCTGACCTGCCGGAGCATGGAATGGATGGCCGACATGCTGGCGCCGGCCACGGCCCTGCGCCGCGCCTCCTCGCTCCCGGGCGCCCCGGACACGCTGGAGGCGATCTGCCGGGCGCTCGGACGTGAAGACGTGCTAATGCCCGAGGCGCAAAGCCGGCGCGACGCGGCCCGGGTCAGCGACCCGCACGTCGCGACGTTCGACTTGCCGGCCTATCGCCAGAACTTCGAAGGCTTCGTGCCCGGCATGTCGGGGCTGGATGTGCTGTTCAACTACGGTCCGGAAAGCGGCCGGCTGCTGGATGCCGGTCTGCACATCGCGCCGATGCCGGCGCGTTCAGACGGTCGGCAGGACGCGATCCATCCGGGCGGCGATATCGCGTAA
- a CDS encoding phytoene/squalene synthase family protein: MKASSIETPIGTQTTTCMKYNAHPESLTHRDAHIAPDGLLPEARRAWEDAHIWKIFRHYSRTFSFATRLLPAPMRLPIATLYYFCRTIDNLADHARTPAERDAALKKLASARRALDRSLSGHPPPDSLMWRRLAEIHTRYTLHTPPLHELIDGAEWDLRGIHIRDEADLIRYADLVAGSIGAMMLPFLIDDRADLTRLETPARALGIAMQITNILRDVGEDARELQRIYLPESLRLAHGCPDIAPDGAGGIPEGYSELMEALMMLAEQYFVEGIAGIGSLNRSVRSGIGAAARMYREILNEIRARGYDNLSARAYTSGAKKLQLVFFDTYERRKRRLLTRRAAAPARLPA, translated from the coding sequence ATGAAAGCCTCCTCGATCGAAACGCCCATCGGCACGCAGACGACGACCTGCATGAAGTACAACGCGCACCCGGAGTCGCTCACGCATCGAGACGCCCACATCGCACCGGACGGCCTGTTGCCCGAAGCGCGCAGAGCCTGGGAAGATGCGCACATCTGGAAAATCTTCCGGCATTACTCGCGCACCTTTTCCTTCGCCACGCGGCTGCTTCCGGCCCCCATGCGGCTGCCCATCGCCACGCTCTACTATTTCTGCCGGACGATCGACAACCTGGCCGATCATGCCCGCACGCCGGCCGAACGGGACGCCGCGCTCAAGAAGCTCGCCTCGGCGCGGCGGGCACTCGACCGGTCGCTGTCGGGGCATCCGCCGCCGGACAGCCTGATGTGGCGCCGTCTCGCCGAGATCCACACCCGGTACACCCTGCACACGCCTCCGCTCCACGAGTTGATCGATGGCGCGGAATGGGATCTCCGGGGGATCCATATACGGGATGAAGCCGACCTCATCCGCTACGCCGACCTCGTCGCCGGCAGCATCGGGGCCATGATGCTGCCCTTCCTCATCGACGATCGCGCCGATCTCACCCGGCTCGAGACGCCGGCTCGCGCCCTCGGCATCGCCATGCAGATCACCAACATCCTGCGCGACGTAGGTGAGGATGCGCGCGAGCTCCAGCGCATCTATCTGCCCGAGTCGCTGCGGCTGGCGCACGGTTGCCCGGATATCGCGCCCGATGGCGCCGGCGGTATCCCCGAAGGCTACAGCGAACTGATGGAGGCGCTGATGATGCTGGCGGAGCAGTACTTTGTCGAAGGCATCGCCGGCATCGGGTCGCTCAACCGCTCGGTCCGCTCCGGCATCGGCGCGGCGGCACGCATGTATCGCGAAATCCTGAACGAAATCCGGGCGCGCGGCTATGACAATCTTTCGGCGCGGGCGTATACTTCCGGGGCCAAAAAGCTGCAACTGGTTTTCTTCGACACCTACGAGCGGCGCAAGCGACGCCTGCTGACGCGGCGCGCCGCCGCGCCGGCGCGTCTCCCCGCATGA
- a CDS encoding carotenoid biosynthesis protein: MTVPYTLLPPDHGASTDRWLKRFALVFVAAMGFSIGGSLLLKLFPASLALFGAYYPTLVKGPTWTYMAILPILPVLMYGPSAGWKTMGLALLAGSAIGGASELIGTTTGIPFGEYAYTFWLGPKILDHVPYFIPPSWFAMSIASYELAGRLTRSPISRIPLAAAFMVLWDVSLDPAMSRAFPFWTYPNGGVFFGMPLSNWAGWFGVSLVIMTAYAGLFRNRELFHEWTPVYYLLNGAFPLALSLLYGLYGAVAFGVIATALPLYLVAQSRTARPTPVLS; this comes from the coding sequence ATGACAGTTCCCTACACCTTGCTCCCTCCCGACCACGGCGCTTCGACCGACCGGTGGCTCAAACGTTTCGCGCTCGTCTTCGTCGCGGCGATGGGTTTCAGCATCGGGGGGAGTCTCCTCCTGAAGCTTTTCCCCGCCAGTCTCGCGCTGTTCGGGGCGTATTATCCGACGCTCGTGAAGGGTCCGACCTGGACCTACATGGCCATTCTCCCCATCCTGCCGGTGCTCATGTACGGTCCGAGCGCGGGCTGGAAGACGATGGGACTGGCCCTGCTTGCCGGCAGCGCCATCGGCGGCGCCAGCGAGCTGATCGGCACCACGACCGGCATCCCGTTCGGCGAATACGCCTACACGTTCTGGCTCGGCCCCAAAATCCTGGACCACGTCCCCTACTTCATCCCCCCGTCGTGGTTCGCCATGTCGATCGCGAGTTACGAACTCGCCGGCCGGCTGACCCGCAGCCCGATTTCGCGCATCCCGCTGGCCGCCGCGTTCATGGTCCTGTGGGATGTGTCGCTCGACCCGGCGATGAGCCGGGCCTTTCCGTTCTGGACGTATCCGAACGGCGGCGTGTTCTTCGGGATGCCACTGAGCAACTGGGCCGGCTGGTTCGGCGTGTCGCTCGTGATCATGACGGCCTACGCCGGCCTCTTCCGAAATCGCGAGCTTTTCCACGAATGGACGCCCGTGTATTACCTGCTCAACGGCGCATTCCCGCTGGCCCTCTCGCTGCTCTACGGCCTGTACGGAGCGGTCGCCTTCGGCGTGATCGCGACAGCCCTTCCGCTCTACCTGGTCGCCCAATCGCGCACGGCACGCCCGACGCCCGTGCTCTCATGA
- a CDS encoding Gfo/Idh/MocA family oxidoreductase encodes MNADERIINPVTRRAFLKTAAATTGLAASLMPSGNFAYAGGSDAIRVGLIGIGGRGSGAARDCAESSEGVQLVAMGDLFRDRLEERRMPLKEALGDSYQVKDDHCFSGFDAYKHVIESDVDLVIMATPPGFRPIHLRYAVEAGKHCFIEKPCGVDPSGVRSVIESGEMAKAKGLSIVAGTQYRRQPSYVEAVKRIHEGRIGQVVGASEYYLTGPIWLRPRKPGMSDMEWQCRNWYYFTWLSGDHIVEQFVHNLDAINWVMQGPPVSAIGSGGRQKRVDPSFGHIWDNFNIQYTYANGARVTAMCRQMENCYTNVSNRIIGTEGVADVNPDSSLLTSHKGKVIFEYPEKGNNPYVQEHADLIASIREGKPLNEAEEVAYSTMTALLGREACYTGQELTWEQMMRSEQKLVPDDFAFGSLAEAPVAVPGVTQVERFFS; translated from the coding sequence GTGAACGCGGACGAACGCATCATCAATCCGGTCACCCGGCGCGCATTTCTCAAAACGGCTGCCGCCACGACAGGCCTCGCAGCCAGCCTCATGCCCTCGGGCAACTTCGCCTACGCCGGCGGCTCCGACGCGATCCGCGTGGGCCTGATCGGCATCGGCGGCCGCGGATCCGGGGCGGCGCGCGATTGCGCGGAATCCTCGGAAGGCGTCCAGCTCGTCGCCATGGGAGACCTCTTCCGCGACCGGCTCGAAGAGCGTCGGATGCCGCTGAAGGAAGCGCTCGGCGACAGCTACCAGGTGAAGGACGACCACTGCTTCAGCGGGTTCGACGCCTACAAACACGTCATCGAAAGCGACGTCGACCTCGTGATCATGGCCACGCCCCCGGGCTTCCGGCCGATCCACCTCCGGTACGCCGTCGAGGCCGGCAAACACTGTTTCATCGAGAAGCCCTGCGGCGTGGACCCCTCGGGCGTCCGCTCGGTCATCGAATCGGGCGAGATGGCGAAAGCGAAGGGGCTGTCGATCGTGGCCGGCACCCAGTACCGCCGGCAGCCCAGCTACGTCGAAGCCGTCAAGCGCATCCACGAAGGCCGCATCGGGCAGGTCGTCGGCGCCTCGGAGTATTACCTGACGGGCCCCATCTGGCTGCGTCCGCGCAAGCCGGGCATGTCCGACATGGAGTGGCAGTGCCGCAACTGGTACTATTTCACGTGGCTCTCCGGCGACCACATCGTCGAGCAGTTCGTCCATAACCTGGACGCGATCAACTGGGTGATGCAGGGACCGCCCGTCAGCGCCATCGGCTCCGGCGGCCGGCAGAAACGCGTCGACCCATCGTTCGGCCACATCTGGGACAACTTCAACATCCAGTACACCTACGCCAACGGGGCGCGCGTGACGGCCATGTGCCGGCAGATGGAAAACTGCTACACGAACGTGTCCAACCGCATCATCGGCACCGAAGGCGTGGCGGACGTCAACCCGGATTCCTCGCTTCTCACCTCGCACAAAGGCAAAGTGATCTTCGAGTACCCGGAAAAAGGCAACAACCCGTATGTGCAGGAGCATGCCGACCTGATCGCGAGCATCCGCGAGGGCAAGCCGCTCAACGAAGCCGAAGAGGTCGCCTACAGCACGATGACGGCGCTGCTCGGACGCGAGGCCTGCTATACCGGGCAGGAATTGACCTGGGAGCAGATGATGCGGTCCGAGCAGAAGCTCGTGCCGGACGACTTCGCGTTCGGATCCCTCGCCGAAGCGCCGGTCGCCGTCCCGGGCGTCACCCAGGTCGAACGCTTTTTCTCCTGA
- a CDS encoding pyridoxamine 5'-phosphate oxidase family protein: protein MAKDYLDQPYHALRRADRAMADDDQIRLYLHRAAYGALAVVHDGQPFINSNLFAYDEANRAIYIHTAHVGRTQAIFASTDGAPLSVCFSTFSMGRMLPADEALEFSVEYEGVTVFGEGRLVEDEEGMRHALQMLLDKYAPHLRPGRDYRPIVEEELKRTAVFRIDIRQWSGKKKEESPSFPGAYHYPLEP, encoded by the coding sequence ATGGCAAAAGACTACCTCGATCAACCCTACCACGCGCTGCGTCGCGCCGATCGGGCCATGGCGGACGACGACCAGATCCGTCTTTACCTGCATCGGGCGGCCTATGGCGCCCTGGCGGTCGTGCACGATGGACAGCCCTTCATCAACAGCAACCTCTTCGCGTACGACGAGGCCAACCGGGCCATCTACATCCACACGGCGCACGTCGGGCGTACGCAGGCCATTTTTGCGTCAACCGATGGCGCCCCGCTGTCGGTCTGTTTTTCGACCTTTTCGATGGGCCGCATGCTGCCGGCCGACGAAGCGCTCGAATTCAGCGTGGAATACGAAGGCGTGACCGTCTTCGGCGAGGGCCGGCTGGTTGAGGATGAGGAGGGGATGCGGCACGCGCTGCAGATGCTGCTCGACAAATACGCCCCGCACCTGCGCCCGGGCCGCGACTATCGGCCAATCGTGGAGGAGGAACTCAAACGTACGGCCGTCTTCCGCATCGATATCCGGCAATGGAGCGGAAAAAAGAAAGAGGAGTCCCCGTCGTTCCCGGGCGCCTACCACTACCCGCTCGAGCCCTGA
- a CDS encoding T9SS type A sorting domain-containing protein has translation MKKMLVAGASLALALLVIAGGLALSRSTQSPAVIAAQTEATPDREAEKALTKRARDTYFHMLLRDPATDAIPAQIRRRELEYARTLPVREDVPSKNGLMPLFDWREAGPSGVGGRTRALSVDAGNSSTLIAAGVTGGIWKSTDAGVSWTLRGNTEEMLGITAIAQDPRPGNRSTWYAGGGELRGSAGDNGGRAFMYGSGIYVSTDNGDTWTAGAIDLDNNPTQFDSEYDYVHRIVVSPTTGAVFLAVNGYGIWRSTNQGASFAPLIGPFGLLPIWSDIAVGADGTLVAVMSTGFSSNPTEDPGVYRSTDNGTTWSNITPAGFPTEHERSVVAIPPSNPGIAYLLTFTGTSTPSDNPFEDEEINFFKLDLTAGTAEDRSANLPDFGPPVGVMNSQFNYNMTIAVKPDDEDFVLIGGINLFRSRDGFAAPATAPIENWVGGYDINNNVSSYPNHHPDQHVIAFDPGQPNRVWVGHDGGISVTEDITVSGARVQWARRNDGYHVTQYYHVSLSPEAGDDRILGGTQDNGSPFFRYDPALNVSGAPNDLSSGDGAYAYLGATYALASSQSGRLLKYGYGSGGSLFFTAELTPPDAADQLFINPFAVDPIDETILYYPAGRTIWRYGEGAVSLTDWEQLPNLTVPAGYVVSAMAAGARSGVTALYYGASSGSNVPLLYRFDNASGATTAATALAFNEAPSGSYVHDIAVNPVDGDELLVVLSNYNIKSLYHSADGGVTFTQVEGNMDGDANQPGPSVRSASILPVNNGTVYLAGTSAGVFATETLAGNSTEWVREGASVLGHAIVSSVASRRSDGRVALGTHGRGVFVGLPQMPVPIEPIDTELSAAYVLGQNYPNPFQSGTEIAFTLPGPGRVRLSVYDVAGREVATLIGGDVRGAGSHRVAFDASSLASGSYIYTLTATPLSDSGAPPYVMSRTMTLMR, from the coding sequence ATGAAAAAAATGCTCGTCGCCGGCGCTTCGCTGGCCCTCGCCCTGCTCGTCATCGCCGGAGGACTCGCGCTCTCCCGCAGCACACAGTCGCCGGCCGTCATCGCCGCGCAGACGGAAGCGACGCCCGATCGCGAGGCAGAAAAGGCCCTCACGAAACGCGCCCGCGACACCTATTTCCACATGCTGCTGCGCGACCCGGCGACGGACGCCATCCCGGCGCAGATCCGCAGACGGGAGCTGGAATATGCCCGCACCCTGCCGGTGCGCGAGGACGTGCCGTCCAAAAACGGGCTGATGCCGCTGTTCGACTGGCGCGAGGCGGGCCCCTCCGGTGTGGGCGGGCGCACGCGCGCCCTGAGCGTCGATGCGGGCAACTCGAGCACCCTGATCGCCGCCGGCGTGACGGGCGGCATCTGGAAATCGACCGATGCCGGCGTCTCGTGGACGCTGCGGGGCAACACGGAAGAGATGCTCGGCATCACCGCGATCGCGCAGGACCCGCGCCCGGGCAACCGATCGACCTGGTACGCCGGCGGCGGCGAGCTGCGCGGATCGGCCGGCGATAACGGCGGCCGGGCCTTCATGTACGGATCGGGCATCTATGTCTCGACCGACAACGGCGACACATGGACGGCAGGGGCGATCGACCTCGACAACAACCCGACGCAGTTCGATTCTGAGTACGATTACGTGCATCGGATCGTGGTGAGTCCGACCACGGGAGCCGTCTTCCTGGCTGTCAATGGATACGGCATCTGGCGCTCGACGAACCAGGGTGCCTCGTTCGCGCCGCTGATCGGGCCGTTCGGCCTGTTGCCGATCTGGAGCGACATCGCCGTAGGAGCCGACGGCACGCTGGTCGCGGTGATGTCCACCGGGTTCAGCAGCAATCCGACGGAGGATCCGGGCGTCTACCGGTCCACCGACAACGGCACGACCTGGAGCAACATCACGCCGGCCGGTTTCCCGACCGAGCACGAGCGCTCGGTCGTCGCCATCCCCCCCTCCAATCCCGGCATCGCGTATCTCCTCACCTTCACGGGCACGTCCACGCCGTCGGACAACCCGTTCGAAGACGAGGAAATCAACTTCTTCAAGCTCGATCTCACCGCCGGCACCGCGGAAGACCGTTCCGCCAACCTGCCGGACTTCGGGCCGCCGGTCGGGGTGATGAACTCGCAGTTCAACTACAACATGACGATCGCCGTCAAGCCGGACGACGAGGATTTCGTGCTCATCGGCGGCATCAACCTGTTCCGTTCGCGGGACGGCTTCGCCGCGCCGGCGACGGCGCCCATCGAGAACTGGGTGGGCGGGTACGACATCAACAACAATGTATCCTCCTATCCCAATCATCACCCGGACCAGCATGTGATCGCGTTCGACCCCGGCCAGCCGAACCGCGTGTGGGTCGGGCATGACGGCGGCATCAGCGTGACCGAAGACATCACGGTTTCCGGAGCACGGGTGCAGTGGGCGCGGCGCAACGACGGGTATCATGTCACCCAGTATTACCACGTGAGCCTGTCGCCCGAAGCCGGCGACGACCGCATCCTGGGCGGCACGCAGGACAACGGCAGCCCGTTTTTCCGGTACGACCCCGCGTTGAACGTCTCGGGCGCGCCGAACGACCTCAGTTCGGGCGACGGGGCGTACGCCTATCTCGGGGCCACGTACGCCCTTGCATCCTCCCAGAGCGGCCGGCTGCTCAAATACGGGTACGGCAGCGGAGGGTCGCTGTTTTTCACGGCCGAGCTGACGCCGCCGGACGCCGCCGACCAGCTGTTCATCAACCCCTTCGCGGTCGACCCCATCGACGAGACGATCCTGTATTACCCCGCCGGCCGGACGATCTGGCGCTACGGCGAGGGCGCGGTGAGCCTGACGGACTGGGAGCAGCTGCCCAACCTGACGGTGCCGGCAGGCTACGTCGTCAGCGCGATGGCCGCCGGCGCGCGCAGCGGCGTCACCGCGTTGTACTACGGGGCGTCCAGCGGCAGCAACGTGCCGCTGCTGTACCGGTTCGACAATGCATCCGGGGCGACGACCGCCGCGACGGCCCTCGCGTTCAACGAGGCGCCCTCCGGCAGCTACGTGCACGATATCGCCGTGAACCCGGTCGACGGCGACGAGCTGCTGGTTGTCCTCTCCAACTATAACATCAAGAGCCTCTACCACAGCGCCGACGGGGGCGTCACCTTTACGCAGGTGGAGGGCAACATGGATGGCGACGCGAATCAGCCCGGACCGTCCGTTCGGTCGGCCTCGATTCTGCCGGTGAATAACGGGACGGTGTACCTCGCCGGCACGAGCGCGGGCGTCTTCGCCACCGAAACCCTCGCCGGCAACAGCACGGAATGGGTGCGCGAGGGCGCGTCGGTGCTGGGCCATGCGATCGTGTCGTCGGTGGCGAGCCGGCGGTCGGACGGACGCGTCGCGCTGGGCACGCACGGCCGGGGCGTCTTCGTCGGCCTGCCACAGATGCCCGTTCCGATCGAGCCGATTGACACCGAGCTTTCAGCGGCGTACGTTCTTGGGCAGAACTACCCCAACCCCTTCCAGTCCGGCACGGAGATCGCGTTCACGCTGCCGGGCCCGGGCAGGGTCCGCCTGTCGGTATACGATGTGGCGGGACGAGAAGTGGCCACGCTGATTGGCGGCGACGTCCGCGGCGCCGGATCGCACCGCGTCGCGTTCGATGCATCTTCTCTCGCGAGTGGTTCGTATATTTACACGCTCACGGCGACGCCCCTCTCCGATTCAGGCGCGCCGCCTTACGTCATGAGCCGAACGATGACGCTCATGCGTTAA
- a CDS encoding sugar phosphate isomerase/epimerase family protein — MNRRTFLSQAGGLSLALAAAPALPLSGFAPRKRLFKALKFGMVDEPLSILDKFKLLKEIGFDGVELDSPSDLDPQEVVDARDATGLLIPGLVDSVHWRKTLSDPDPAVREEGRAALEHALREGRRYGCTTVLLVPAVVNKEVSYAEAYERSQAEIRKVLPLAREVGVKIALENVWNQFLLSPLEFARYIDEFDSPWIGAHFDIGNIVNYGWPEQWIRTLGPRILKLDVKEFSREKRNDQGLWEGFKVEIGEGDCDWPAVNAALADIGYVGWAAAEVSGGNADRLRDIAARMDRVLPTV, encoded by the coding sequence ATGAATCGTCGCACGTTTCTGTCGCAGGCCGGTGGCCTGAGCCTCGCGCTCGCCGCCGCGCCGGCGCTGCCGCTGTCCGGCTTCGCGCCCCGCAAGCGCCTGTTCAAGGCGCTCAAGTTCGGCATGGTCGACGAGCCCCTCTCGATCCTGGACAAGTTCAAGCTGCTCAAGGAGATCGGATTCGACGGGGTCGAGCTCGACAGCCCGAGCGATCTCGACCCGCAGGAGGTCGTCGACGCCCGCGACGCCACCGGCCTCCTGATACCGGGCCTGGTCGATTCCGTCCACTGGCGCAAGACGCTTTCCGACCCCGACCCCGCCGTGCGTGAAGAGGGGCGCGCTGCCCTGGAGCATGCCCTGCGGGAGGGCCGCCGCTACGGCTGCACGACGGTGCTCCTCGTGCCGGCGGTGGTGAACAAGGAGGTGAGTTATGCGGAAGCCTACGAGCGGTCGCAGGCCGAAATCCGCAAGGTGCTCCCGCTCGCCCGCGAGGTGGGCGTAAAGATCGCGCTGGAAAACGTCTGGAATCAGTTTCTGCTCAGCCCCCTCGAGTTCGCACGGTACATCGACGAATTCGACAGCCCGTGGATCGGCGCGCATTTCGATATCGGCAACATCGTGAATTACGGGTGGCCCGAGCAGTGGATTCGCACGCTGGGTCCGCGCATCCTCAAGCTGGACGTCAAGGAATTCAGCCGCGAAAAGCGCAACGACCAAGGGCTGTGGGAAGGCTTCAAGGTCGAGATCGGCGAAGGGGATTGCGACTGGCCGGCGGTGAACGCCGCGCTGGCCGACATCGGGTATGTCGGCTGGGCCGCCGCCGAGGTCTCCGGCGGCAATGCCGATCGGTTACGCGATATCGCCGCCCGGATGGATCGCGTCCTGCCGACCGTCTGA